One Deltaproteobacteria bacterium genomic region harbors:
- the lptG gene encoding LPS export ABC transporter permease LptG: MKILSKYQLKDFFVIFAASQLIFFTIYLLIDFLGKIDNFIEAGVSKDVMASYFLYKSPFILVQMTPVASLISAVILFCIMKRHNEITALRASGFSIFHIARPILLGTLFIAGGLFFLSEFIVPYTSSRSNEIWAVEVEKRDPTRFYESNQLWYRGEKAIYWARHFDYRRRILDSPSLYFFDEAFRLTKKIDALKGTWDGNGWRFEDGIVQELTPEGGYRLRRFNEIHLDLPETPQTFVRNERQPEEMSYWQLKVYAEKVRREGYDDTRYRVDMYIKLALPFMSLILVFAGIPISLGLRRGGTALAVSMGIGLCFIYLLLLGFSRSLGLSGTLPPFFAAWLASAVFLLLGIYLMMRIERWGF, encoded by the coding sequence ATGAAGATCCTTTCAAAATACCAGCTCAAGGATTTTTTTGTGATATTCGCTGCCTCTCAGCTGATCTTTTTCACGATCTACCTGCTGATCGATTTCCTTGGAAAAATCGATAACTTCATCGAGGCCGGAGTTTCGAAGGACGTCATGGCCTCCTACTTTCTTTACAAGAGCCCCTTTATTCTGGTTCAGATGACGCCCGTGGCCTCCTTGATCTCCGCTGTAATCCTCTTTTGTATAATGAAGCGCCATAATGAAATAACGGCTCTTCGGGCCTCTGGATTCAGTATCTTTCATATTGCCAGACCGATTCTTCTGGGCACCCTGTTCATTGCCGGGGGGCTTTTTTTCCTCTCAGAATTCATCGTTCCCTATACAAGTTCCAGGAGTAACGAAATTTGGGCCGTTGAAGTGGAAAAGCGCGATCCCACCCGGTTTTATGAGAGCAACCAGTTATGGTATCGGGGTGAAAAGGCCATTTATTGGGCCCGGCATTTCGATTACCGGAGAAGGATATTGGATTCGCCCAGCCTCTATTTTTTCGATGAGGCTTTCCGGTTGACTAAGAAGATCGACGCCCTGAAGGGTACGTGGGATGGAAATGGCTGGAGATTTGAAGACGGAATCGTCCAGGAGCTCACACCGGAAGGCGGCTATCGTCTGAGGCGATTCAATGAGATTCATCTGGACCTCCCTGAAACCCCACAGACCTTTGTCCGGAACGAGAGGCAGCCGGAAGAGATGAGTTACTGGCAACTCAAGGTTTACGCGGAAAAGGTGCGCCGGGAAGGTTACGACGATACCCGCTATCGGGTCGATATGTACATCAAGTTGGCCTTGCCTTTCATGAGTCTGATCCTGGTGTTCGCCGGAATTCCCATCTCCCTGGGACTCAGGAGAGGTGGTACAGCCCTGGCGGTCTCCATGGGGATCGGCCTCTGCTTCATTTATCTCCTCTTGTTGGGGTTTTCCCGGTCCCTCGGGTTATCGGGAACCCTCCCTCCTTTTTTCGCCGCCTGGCTCGCAAGCGCCGTCTTTCTTCTTCTTGGCATCTACCTGATGATGAGAATAGAAAGGTGGGGTTTTTGA
- the lptF gene encoding LPS export ABC transporter permease LptF gives MNLRKILMGSSALRSRTLSRVLLSSKPVLYKYIFKEMWPTFISTLLVFALIMVASRMLSITEWIVERGVHPGHVTKLVLFLLPNVLLFALPAATLMAVLIGFLRMSGDNEIIALQSSGISLYQMLPPVVSLSLAAYLLASLIAFLGVPWGNRAFKDTIFRIVESRADFNIKERIFYELFDDVVFYVNGITPKKRLMKDVFVVDRRDPAVTHSIVAQECRIIYSPENKLVTIRFRDGTVFVVDKELKSPRTMQFKTYDLNLSLLDIMPALESREKAPRELYVGELVDQIRKTPSGERRRNDLMIELLELVTIPLAVFFMGLIGAPLGAQIRSRGRSLGITVGLLVFLLYYMSLMGARSICEQGSVSPLIGMWFPNLFLAVCCILLFRSAGSGAAARIDQWLTDLRDWKAHLVRRRKGVCRTPSASIPQTPVSPSSYSISGISEDVPHEEATPMDEARETPEPLFVGNRRAMKFHRAEAPCGRRIAPQNRVPFPSRREALQEDYVPCRVCKP, from the coding sequence TTGAATCTACGCAAAATCCTTATGGGCTCCTCCGCATTAAGGTCCAGGACCTTGTCCCGCGTCCTGCTCTCCTCGAAGCCGGTTCTCTACAAATACATTTTCAAGGAGATGTGGCCCACTTTTATATCCACCCTCCTGGTTTTCGCCCTGATCATGGTGGCCAGCCGGATGCTCTCCATCACGGAATGGATCGTTGAGCGGGGCGTTCATCCGGGTCACGTCACGAAGCTCGTGCTGTTTCTCCTGCCGAACGTCTTGCTTTTCGCACTCCCGGCCGCCACCCTCATGGCCGTGTTGATCGGTTTTCTGCGGATGTCCGGGGACAATGAAATCATAGCGTTGCAGTCCTCGGGGATCAGCCTCTACCAGATGCTTCCTCCGGTGGTGAGCCTCTCCCTCGCCGCTTATTTGCTGGCAAGTCTTATCGCTTTTCTGGGGGTGCCATGGGGGAACAGGGCCTTCAAGGATACGATCTTTCGTATCGTGGAGTCGAGGGCGGATTTCAACATCAAGGAACGGATTTTTTACGAACTCTTTGACGATGTGGTCTTTTACGTCAACGGCATTACGCCCAAGAAAAGACTCATGAAGGACGTCTTCGTGGTGGATCGAAGGGACCCGGCCGTTACCCATTCCATCGTGGCGCAGGAATGCCGTATTATTTACAGCCCTGAGAACAAGCTGGTCACGATCCGTTTCAGGGACGGAACCGTCTTCGTGGTGGACAAGGAACTAAAATCCCCTAGAACCATGCAATTTAAGACCTATGACCTCAACCTCAGCCTCCTGGACATCATGCCGGCCCTCGAGTCAAGGGAAAAGGCCCCTAGGGAATTGTATGTGGGGGAATTAGTGGACCAGATACGGAAGACCCCATCGGGGGAGAGAAGGCGTAACGATTTGATGATCGAACTTCTTGAACTCGTAACCATTCCCCTGGCGGTTTTTTTCATGGGGTTGATCGGTGCGCCCCTTGGGGCGCAAATCCGGTCCCGGGGACGATCCCTGGGAATCACTGTGGGGCTTTTGGTGTTCCTGCTCTATTACATGAGCCTTATGGGTGCCCGGAGCATCTGCGAGCAGGGATCCGTCTCTCCTTTGATTGGAATGTGGTTCCCGAATCTCTTTTTGGCCGTTTGCTGTATACTGTTGTTCAGGAGCGCCGGGAGCGGTGCAGCTGCCCGGATAGATCAGTGGTTGACGGATCTCAGGGACTGGAAGGCCCATCTGGTTCGGAGACGAAAGGGGGTATGCCGGACTCCTTCTGCCTCTATCCCGCAGACCCCGGTCTCACCAAGCTCGTATTCGATTTCGGGAATTAGCGAGGATGTCCCCCATGAAGAAGCGACTCCAATGGATGAGGCCCGGGAAACGCCGGAGCCCCTTTTCGTGGGGAATCGCAGGGCCATGAAATTTCATAGAGCCGAGGCCCCATGCGGGCGGAGAATCGCCCCCCAAAACCGCGTTCCTTTCCCCTCAAGACGGGAGGCCCTGCAGGAGGATTACGTCCCATGCCGGGTCTGTAAACCATAA